GCTacgcgaaccaacctgtggttggatggttagagggactgtggtattccagcccatcagggttcaagtcctggtgctcgcatttatttctgaatttatttcaggatttccacGATGCACATTCAGTGGGAAGAAACGCTCCCGTTGATGATGAGGTGCCTACGgcgacttcgtaaatttcaagatgatatgtcggctcagtctttcggagaTGCTCATAGGGATAGGCTGTGTGTGTTCATAAGGGTGAAAAAAAAAGACCGATCCATGCTTctccaatttttattttttttaactgTTCGCAAAAAATGGGCCGGCCAAATTACTGTACATCCTTCAGCGAAAGTTGCTACGGTCTCGCTTAATGCGAGGAATAGTCGTCGCGGTAGTTCAGTTTGTCTTCCTCAGTCGACACGCCAGAGCCGCGCCGGCGCCGCCAGTCCCATTGCTCACCTCCGTTCCCGCTGCGCAGACTCCACCTCATCCCTCCCACGTCTCCGCGTTAGCGCCCTCCAGAAGAAAgcatcctctctctctctcgctctcgctGTGCTAGACAGAGAGAACTAATCCAGTACGCGGCGCCGCCTACGCACCCGCGTACTCTCAGCCGTCGCGCCGCCCCTGCCTCCTCTCCGGCACTGCGCCACCGCGGTCGCCTGCTGATCGAGCAAGTTGACGTGTTCCCCACCGTATCGTCGCTAGGCTGCCATCAACGGTGATTTCCCCAGGACCACAATCCCAACGAGTTTCATTGTCTCGCTGATTTTCTCCGATTTCCTGTTTTTATAGTTATTATAGCAATAAGCTTGAAGCCTTGAATGTATGTATTTTCTTGTCAATTCATATTATAGAAGTAAATGATGAAGAGATCAAATAACTTGTTATTGTTTTTGCCATGTTTCTATCTTTTTTCTTGGATCACTAGGCAGAGTTCAAATCATATAACTGTTGTGTAATCGAGGGGTACTTTTTTTTTGCTATGGTATGGGTACCTTTTTTTTGCAATGTTATAAGCGCTTATTTTCGGGCACATGGATTGCTCGAATCCTGGCTATGCCACTCTGGTATCCCTCACGCTGTATGTGACGTTTCTGTCAATTTGCTTTGATTGCAGTTAGAGCATGGAGGAGGATAGCAACGCGCTGATTCTTCCATGCAAGAGGAAGAACAAAGCACAAGGGATAGGCAAGGTAATGCCAAATTTATTTGAGCCCTCTTTCTTGGGTTTCCTTCTCAACCGATGTTAGGATGTGACTATGGGAGTCCTATAACCACTGAATTGCCAGGATGGCAAGAAAAGCAAGAGCAAGGAAGACCCTAAGATGAGCAAGACTCAGCTAAAAAAATTGCAGAAATTGGAGGTGCGCCTCCTTACCTTGCCATTTGCCATGTAGTAGATTTTTTTAACTAGTTAGCTTTAGTTTTTATATAAGCATTAATGCCTGCCTAATTGTTCCCAGGAGGAAAAGCAAAAGAAGGCACTACAAGCAAAAAGCATCGAATTTTTGCAGTATGCTCGTCTTAATTGGTTCTGTTTAGAGTAGTGATGTTTTCTATGATGGTTTTGTGTTTCCTCTAACGACTTTGTATGAAACTGTCCCTGCACAATAGGAAGCACATGATTGCTGATGATGTATTTTCACTGCTGGATACTACGTGCTCTGTTGGACAAGTACAGTAGATCTATCTGTGACATGTCGATTGGTTACTATCTCACTGCAAAGTTATTTATCTCGTGATATTTTTATACTACAGGCTGCGACTATGAAAGAAAAATTTAGGCGTGCTGTGCAGTTCTCCAAGCATGGTTTAGATGTTCCTGAAGAACTTTCGCTATTCAAGAAAAACTGTGATCGGAAAGGAGTTCCTGGAAACAGTGAAGCTATGCCAGAAGTTTCCCCAGTGAAGTTTATTAAGGCAGCAAAACTTGATCATCCTGGCAGTGAACGAAAGAATCATGAGAAAGATTCGATGAAACCTATGATGGGTCTTGGCGTGAGCATTCTGAAACAAAAAACTGAAGGGACTAATGACGATGCTGGcatttaccgaaaaaggctttcgccccgctttatagataaagcaaaccgcccgaatcaaacatccaacagagttcacacacacacacacacactcaaaGTCACAGCCGCACAAACGCACGGCACCAAGGGGTTAATGCTGAGGGCACAGCTCAACAAGCCATAAGAACAAAAGGACACACACAAAGACCGCCACGGACGAGTCCAGCCTAATCAGGTTCCGGCGGTGGTGGCGGAAGCGGGGTCGCCATGCGGAAGGCCATCGATCGAAGGTCGGTGAGGAGGGTGTCGATGGTGCTCCGGTCCTGGgggcggctaagcggccgccaaagCTGCAAATAGCCACACATTTTGAAGATCGCGTCAGTCGCACGTCGCAGAGGTACTTTCTGAATAACGAGCTTGTTGCGAATATTCCAAAGCGTCCATGCAAGTATCCCAATGCACAGCCATCTAATATGGCGGTAACGCGGGGAGGAGGCATGGATCTCCGCGAGTAGGTCAGGGAAGTTGGAATTGCACCACTGTCCGCCGACCGTTTCACGGAAGCACGACCACAGGAACTGGGCAGTGGAGCAGTTGAAGAAAATGTGGTTCGAATCCTCCACCGTGGCGCACAGGGGACACATCCCGTCCCCAGGGCCATTGCGCTTGCGGACTTCCACCCCAGAGGGGAGACGTCCCCGAATCCACTGCCAGAGGAATATCCGGATCTTGAGGGGGAGACGAATGTCCCAGATTAGGCTAAAGGGCTCAGGGGCCAGCGAAGGGGCGATGGCAGCATACAAAGACTTCGTGGAGAAGCATCCCGAGGGCTCCAGACGCCACGCCATGGAGTCGGTGGCGCCCTCTACCTGCATTGGCAAGAGAGCGATGTCCTGTAGAAGGGCGTCCCACGCGTCAACCTCCTGGGGGTCAAAGGAGCGCCGAAAGGCGAGgcgccctaagtcaataagggccgCTTCGACGGAAATGCGGGGGTCTGCCGCAATGGCAAATAAGCCCGGGAAGCGGGCGGCCAGAGGGGAATCCCCAAGCCAGCGGTCGAACCAAAACAGGGTCGAGGACCCGGAACCCACCGAGATGGAAGTGCCAATCCGGAGCACGGGGAGGAGCTGAATCACCGCCTGCCAGAACTGGGATCCCCCAGAGCGCTGGCAGAAAGCAAGAGGTTGTCCTCGGAGGTACTTATTCTGAATGATGGTAAGCCAGAGGCCGCCCTCCCCGTTGGCAATACGCCATAGCCATCGGGTCAGGAGAGCAATGTTCATGCGACGGGAGGACAAGATCCCCAGACCTCCCTGGTCCTTGGGTTATCTGGACTGATATTTGGCCACCTCCTGGTGAAGCGTCTCATGGAGTCTATAGAAGCTCATGAGGAACCAGAGGAGGCTAGCCATCGAGGAGTTGATGAGGATTACCCGCGCCGCCTTCGAGAGCCACCGGCCCTTCCAGGGCTCGACTCGGTGCTGCATCCGGGTCACGGAAGGGCGGAGGTCTGCTACGGTGAGGCGAGAGTCACTAATGGGGATCCCCAGATAGGTCGTGGGGAAAGAACCCAGTCGGCAATTAAGCCGGTCCGCAATGCCCTGGGCCTCCATCGGTGGGTATCCCAGCACCATCACTTCGCTCTTATCAAAGTTGATGGTCAGACCGGACATCCGTtggaagcagaggaggaggaactTCAGGTTGGCAATATCGGACTCGGAGCCCTCAACCATTATTATGGTGTCGTCGGCATATTGTAGGAGGGAGACCCCCCCTCCTACAAGGTGTGGGACCACGCCGTGAATGTGGCCGGCCGATTTGGCTTTGTCAAGAATGGCCGCGAGGGCATCGGCCACCATGTTAAACAGGAACGGCGAGAAAGGGTCGCCTTGGCGGACCCCACAGAGTGTGGGGAAGAAGGGGCCGATCTCACCGTTAATGTTAATAGCGGTCCGACCGCAGGAGACAAGCTACATAACTCTGGTCACCCAACGGTCATCAAAGCCCTTACGGAGTAAAACTTCCCGAAGGAAGGGCCAGTGCACAGTGTCATAGGCTTTATGGAAATCAAGCTTCAGGAATACCGCCCGTTGGTGCTTGGAGTGGACTTCGTGAAGGACCTCGTGGAAGACCAACACCCCATCCAGGATAAAACGGCCCTGAATGAAAGCCGACTGATTGGGGTGGGTGATCGAGTCGGCGAGCCGGGTCACCCTATTGGCGTACCCTTTGGCCAGGATCCGAAAAATCACATTGATCACAGTGATGGGTCGGAATTGGCGGATGTCCGTCGCACCCGGAACTTTGGGGATAAGAGTGACTACCCCATAGTTCAGGCGTCCAAGATCCATGGTCCCTAAGAAAAACTCGTCAAAGAGAGCCATGATCTCAGGTTTGATGGTCTGCCAGAATGCTTTAAAAAAGGAGACTGGCAGTCCATCCGGCCCCGGCGCCGAGGAGGCGTTCATGCCCTTAATCGCCGCGAGGACTTCCTCCTCGGAGAACGGGGCAACTAAGGCGGCATTGTCCGCAACCGACACAAGCTGGGCGCCTGACCAGATGTCAAGTGCCAGAGCGATCCCACCCCGAGGGGTGGGGGAGAATAGGGCTTTATAGAAGCCATCTACATGTGTCCGGATGTCCGAGGGGCGGACGAGCTGGGAATCACCATCCCACAAACAGTGGATGGAGTTCCGACGTCGCCGCCCATTCGCGATCGCCTGGAAATATGCCGTATTAGCATCGCCCCGTAGCACCCAACGCTGGGTACCGCGGAGCCTCCAATAAGCTTCTTCATCCGTGTAGATGGTAGCGAGCTGATCCTCGAGATCATATCGCAGCATCCACTCATCCGGGGATATCCCGGAGGTGTCCGCGCGGTAATCCAAGGCCTGGATGGCTGAAAGGAGGACTTTTTTCCGTTCGCGGAGGTCCCTGCCAAGGTTAGCTCCCCACCCTTTCATGAATTGGCGGCCAAGCTTGGCACAGAACTGCCAGGAGTCCACCGCCGACATGGATCGGTGGGGAGAGGAGCGCGCAGAGGTCCACTTGGCCACGACCGCCTCCCTGAAGCCCGCTTGGTTGAGCCAAAAGAGCTCGAACCTGAAGCGAGGCGGGGTGGGAGGACGTTCATCGGCGGTGGAGAGAAGGAGAGGGACGTGGTCCGACCCAATCTGGCATTTCGGTACGCCAGATCATTCTGGAACAAAAAACTGAGGAGACTAATGATGATCCTGACATTTTCGCACATCAGACGATTCAGTCATCCGTGCAAAATTGCTCTGCCGCAGAGATAGATTTGCAGGTAATTGGTCCACATCTCAACTATCTTCGGCATCTCAACTATTTTCAACTCATTAGCTATCTAACTGATCTAAAGGCATTCTAGATTTGCCTATTTTGTAAGTGGCCGGGAATTAGAAGCTGGTGTCACGTTCTGAGTTAATTCAATCATTATCCTTTTGTTAGGATAAGGAGCTACAACAAAGTGAAGCTGCTTTACAAGAATGCTTCAATCCTCCAATTGTGGTGCCTGTGTCAAGACCACAGGAGGTTGAGAAGGCGAGGAGGGATCTCCCAATAATAATGATGGAGCAGGAAATAATGGAAGCTATCTACGAAAATACTGTGGTAATTCTATGCGGAGAAACAGGTTGTGGTAAAACTACTCAGGTCCCTCAGGTGAGTGTGCCCACACATGGTTTCTCTTAAACATTGGTTTAAACTAGGAGTTCTGATCCAATCTGCTTGTTAAGTAGCTGCCAACTTTTTCATTGCTCTTTATGCTATCTGTGTTCTGTAGTTCTTATATGAAGCCGGCTTTGGCACAAGCAATCGAGCTGGTAGAAAAGGGATGATTGGTATCACCCAACCACGACGTGTTGCTGTTCTTGCCACATCCAAGAGGGTGTCATATGAGTTAGGACTTAAGCTAGGAAAGGAGGTCGGTTTTCAAGTTAGGCATGATAAAGAAGTTGGAAGTAAATGCTCCATCAAGTTTATGACAGATGGCATTTTGCTGCGAGAGATCCAGGTTTTGTATATGTTTGCTTTTCCTGGTTACTCCTATCAGTCTATTTTGTTCAATCGTTCAGCTTTGAGTTAAAAGTTTCTTGTTGTAATATACTGATAACTCGTTCTAAAAAACATGAACCATGACCAGAAATGCAACAAAATGGTATATCTGACACTTTTACGGCCATAACAGCAGATGACTCAAATTTATAAATAATTACAATGAGGTTTAAACTTGCCTTTAGTGGTTTATTCTGTCTCTCGGTTAGCCGTCTTCCATAATTGTATCATTATACACAGTCAGTTGTCTACCTGTAATTGTATAATTTACAGATTTTATCTATGCATGGTGCGCTCATGGATGGCGCCGCCCACGCGGCGTGCCCCGCCACCCCCAGCCCGGCCACGCGCTTCGCCTCGCCTCCCATCACGATGCGCCGGTCCCGTCCCCGCGCGGCCGCTCCTACGACGTGGACCCTTGGCGACTTCCTCGCGGCGGCCACCAAACAGATCGACGCAGCTCTTCCGATCCCTGGCAAGCGACCGAGGAGATGCCCCCCAACTTCTCCCCACGCCGCGGGCGCTCGGCCGCGACCGCAGCCCGCAAGTCCGTCGCCCCTCCCACGGCTGAGCGACGTGCCCAAGTCCACATCTTGCGCACCCTTGGGGTCGTTGGGGTCAACCAGAAGATCACAGCCGCGGAGATGAAGGCGTACGACGACCTCTTTGCCGCGCCCATCCCCCTGTCTGTCTTATCGGCCATCGCCGCTCTGGTGGATCGCGAGCTCCCCGCGGATCCTGCCATCGCGCCTATCACCACGGTGATCGCGGGCAGCCCGATCGAGGCCTAGCTTCGCCTCCACCCCCCTCGTCGACCTCATCCCCATGGAGCACAACCCTAGAGTGTTGATATGGAACGTGCGCGGCCTCAACGCGCGTGCACGTCGTACTGCTGTCCGGTCGCTTGTTGTAACTGCCAATGCATCCCTCGTCTGTTTGCAAGAAACTAAGATGGCTTTGATCTGCTCGTCGACTGTCCTCGAAGCCCTCGGCTCGGAGTTTGATGACTACGTGTACCTGCTCGCGCAAGGAACCCGTGGCGGCATCCTGTTGGCCTGGAAGAGTAGGGAGATCGTCATCTCTGACCCCCTATTCACCGCCAATACCTTGACCGCCCGCGTTTCCACCCCCTCCGTCGCTCGCACTTCGTGGTGGATCACCGTGGTCTACGGACCGCAGCCGGACGAGGCCAAGATCGCCTTCCTGCAGGAGCTCTGCAACACACGCATGGACTGCGTAGGGCCTTGGATGATTTGTGGGGATTTCAACCTCATATATCGCGACGAAGATAAGAACAACCGGAACGTCAACCGACGCATGATAGGCCGCTTCCGGCGCACCATCAACGACTTGGCGCTCAAGGAGGTTTACCTCAACGGTCGCCGCTACATGTGGTCCAATGAGCAGTCGCCCCCGACACTGGTCCACCTCGACCGTGTCCTTTGCACCGCCGACTGGGAGGAGTTGCATGGTGAATGCCACCTCCGGTGCCTCGCCTCGGTCGTCTCCGACCACAGCCCCTTGCTGCTCGATTGCTCGCCGATGCCGCCGGCGCATCGCCGCTTCCGCTTCAAGGACTTCTGGACGCGCATGGATGGGTTTCATGACACCGTGCAGGCCGCTTGGCATTCTGTGAGCGATGCCGACCCCTTCCGCCGCCTCATGCTGCGCATGCAAGCAATTGCGCGCGGGCTCACAAGTTGGAGTGCCAAAGCGGTGGGTAATGTGCGCCTAAAGCTTGCGATCTCCCGGGAGCTCCTCCTCAAGTTCGACACCGCGCAAGACTACAGAGCCTTGTCTCCTCATGAGGACTGGTTGCGCCGGCAAATCAAGGCATCCTACCTCGGCCTCGCCTCGCTCGAGCGAACTATTGCCCGGCAGCGCTCCCGCCTCGCCTCGCTCAAGGACGGGGACGCCAACAAATCCTTCTTTCACCGGCAGTGCACATATCGGCGGCAGAAGAACAGGATCCACAGCCTTGTGGTCGACGAGCAGGTGGTCACGGACCCCTGCGACATGGCCGCTGCGGCGTATGCGCACTTCGATGGCCTCCTGGGCTCTGCGCCACCCCGTGAGTGCGCTCTAGAGCTTGAGGCGCTGATCTCGCCTGTCAACCTGGACGACCTCGAGGCTCCCTTCGACGCCGAGGAGATATGGAACGCCATTAAGCTCCTGCCCGCGCGCAAGGCCCCCGGCCCCGACGGCTACACCGCCGAGTTCCTCCGCGCATGTTGGCCCGCTGTTCGGCAGGATTTCATTGCTGTCTTCCAGCAACTCTACGAGTTGCGAGGGCGCGGATTCAGCTGCCTCAACCAGGCGCTCCTCACGCTGCTCCCGAAGCGCGCGGATGCTAGGGGCCTCGGCGACTACAGGCCCATAAGCCTCATCCACCTCGTCGCCAAGATCTTTGCCAAGGTCCTCTCGCTCCGGCTAGCGCCCAAGCTTAACGATCTCGTCAGCACCAGCCAAAACGCGTTCATCCCGAGAAGAAGCCTGCATGACAACTTCGTCCTCGTGCGGCAGTCTGCGCGCCTGCTACATCAACTTGGCGCGCCACGCGTTCTGCTCAAGCTGGACCTAACTCGCGCCTTCGACTCGATCAGCTGGCCATTCCTCTTCGACGTCCTACGCTGCTACGGGTTTGGCACCAGATTCCTGGGCTGGCTCGCGATCTTGCTCTCGTCGGCCAGCACCAAGGTGATCATGAACGGCGAGCCAGGCCCACCCATTTGGCACCGCCAAGGACTACGACAAGGCGACCCCATGTCGCCCCAGCTCTTCGTCCTCGCTGTGGACACGCTGGGCCGCCTGCTGCGCCGCGCCACTGAGCTGCGCATCCTGCAGCAGCTCCACCCCCGGCGCCCGATCCCATCTGTCTCGCTTTACGCGGACGATGTGGTCCTGTTCTGTCACCCCACGTTGGGTGACACATCCGCCGTCAGGAGCATCCTGCAGCTCTTTGGGCGCGCCTCTGGCCTCAACGTCAACTTCTCGAAGAGCTCCGCCACCCTGATCCGTGGCGACGCGGAGGACGCCGCGCCGGCCCTCAACCTGCTGGGCTGTCCCATGGTTGAAATGTCGATCACCTATTTGGGCATCCCGCTCACGCTGTGGCGACCCACTGCTGCCCAGCTTCAGCCCGTCGTAGACAAGGCCGCTGGCATGCTACCTTGCTGGAAGGCGCACCTCATGAACAAGGCGGGCCACCTCGCGTTTGTCAAGGCGATCCTGGCGGCGATCCCCATCCATCAGCTGCTCGTGCTTGCCCCCCCAAAGAAGACCCTGAAGGCGCTTGAGAAGATCCAACGAGGCTTTCTCTGGGCCGGGCGTGCGAAGGCTAACGGCGGCAATTGCCACGTCAACTGGCAGCGCGTCGctagtgtgacgcccggataattatgctacagtaaccctacgctaatgatgccacgtcacctctgttagtgttgataatctcgcgttagttcaaaaccggatcaaaattcaaattcaaaatatggcaaacaacaaaagttttcaaaaattaaaactaaaatgttcgggttgtttcaaataaatcgtaagcaattatggtggagagaccaagctttgataaaatgtttaaaggctctaaagtaattaaaacaacagctatgacaattaattaaatgccttttaaaaataataataatgcaaactaGTTTAATCaggtgtcaaactttttggggcagtagaataaattataacattaatttaggagttgtatttatattttataaaacagaaattaaaagaataaaatagaaaagaaaatagataaagaaaagaaaacaaaaaagaaacaaaaaaaagggAAAGACAAAGCCCCCCTCCCCCTGGGCCATTCGGCCCAACTGGCCACCCAGGCCACCAGGAGGCCCCCCCCCCCGCACTCCCCATATCCCCcaccccccgaaaccctagcccaacCACCCACTCTCCCCTCGctctctttccccctctccccGATCTGGACGCGCCGCTCCCGATCCCGTCGTCATCGCCGACGGCCGGCGCCGCCTCGCCGAGCCTGACGCCGCCCGGTGCCGCCCCGCGCCCCTGGCGCCGGCGCTCGTCCCCGGCGCCACCCCGACGCCCCACCTCGTCGGTCGCTGGACTGCCCCGCCCCGCCTCT
The sequence above is a segment of the Aegilops tauschii subsp. strangulata cultivar AL8/78 chromosome 6, Aet v6.0, whole genome shotgun sequence genome. Coding sequences within it:
- the LOC141025588 gene encoding uncharacterized protein isoform X2, yielding MEEDSNALILPCKRKNKAQGIGKDGKKSKSKEDPKMSKTQLKKLQKLEEEKQKKALQAKSIEFLQKHMIADDVFSLLDTTCSVGQVQ
- the LOC141025588 gene encoding uncharacterized protein isoform X1, whose protein sequence is MEEDSNALILPCKRKNKAQGIGKDGKKSKSKEDPKMSKTQLKKLQKLEEEKQKKALQAKSIEFLQKHMIADDVFSLLDTTCSVGQAATMKEKFRRAVQFSKHGLDVPEELSLFKKNCDRKGVPGNSEAMPEVSPVKFIKAAKLDHPGSERKNHEKDSMKPMMGLGVSILKQKTEGTNDDAGIYRKRLSPRFIDKANRPNQTSNRVHTHTHTLKVTAAQTHGTKGLMLRAQLNKP
- the LOC141025925 gene encoding uncharacterized protein, whose amino-acid sequence is MVADALAAILDKAKSAGHIHGVVPHLVGGGVSLLQYADDTIIMVEGSESDIANLKFLLLCFQRMSGLTINFDKSEVMVLGYPPMEAQGIADRLNCRLGSFPTTYLGIPISDSRLTVADLRPSVTRMQHRVEPWKGRWLSKAARVILINSSMASLLWFLMSFYRLHETLHQEVAKYQSR